The following coding sequences lie in one Thermosulfuriphilus ammonigenes genomic window:
- a CDS encoding nucleotidyltransferase family protein, protein MVLAAGFGTRLLPYTRAIPKVLFPILGKPALLLTLERLERLGFRRVAINLHHLPERIVSALKAADLKIETSLFFEKEILLTGGALKGAATFLCQEEATVIINGDIFFGDLDFNHLLKEHFATGCLVTMVVKRGGGNDNLLVERGKVRALRVQGTHTFCGIQVISPKLIDHLPPGPSDLIDTYQRLAPDGLLAAYETKAYICDFGTRESYLKLHEDLLYRRVHLETEPNLATPLVCLSPIQGVELRDWTFVDQQVVIGPGTLIRRSVVWPGAEIAPRAKVEETIVPPSLIFMP, encoded by the coding sequence ATGGTTCTGGCGGCCGGGTTTGGCACCCGGCTGTTGCCCTACACCCGGGCTATCCCTAAAGTCCTCTTCCCTATTCTTGGTAAGCCGGCCCTGCTGTTAACCTTGGAGCGTCTGGAAAGACTGGGGTTCCGGCGGGTAGCTATAAACCTCCATCATCTACCAGAAAGAATTGTCAGCGCTTTAAAAGCGGCCGATCTCAAAATCGAAACCAGCCTCTTTTTTGAAAAAGAAATTCTCTTAACTGGAGGGGCCCTAAAGGGGGCCGCAACCTTCCTCTGCCAAGAAGAGGCAACAGTAATTATAAACGGGGACATCTTCTTCGGTGACCTTGACTTTAATCATCTCTTAAAGGAACATTTTGCCACGGGGTGTCTGGTTACCATGGTAGTCAAAAGGGGAGGGGGAAACGACAATCTTTTAGTGGAGAGGGGAAAAGTGCGGGCCCTAAGGGTTCAAGGGACCCATACATTTTGCGGCATCCAGGTTATCTCTCCCAAGCTTATAGACCATCTTCCTCCCGGACCATCGGATCTCATAGACACTTACCAGCGTTTGGCCCCGGATGGTCTTTTGGCTGCCTATGAGACCAAGGCCTACATCTGCGACTTTGGCACCAGAGAAAGCTACCTTAAGCTTCATGAGGATCTTCTCTACAGAAGGGTTCACCTCGAAACCGAGCCCAACCTGGCAACCCCATTGGTGTGTCTCAGCCCTATTCAGGGGGTAGAGCTTCGGGATTGGACATTTGTGGACCAACAGGTGGTCATAGGCCCTGGCACCTTGATCCGCCGAAGCGTTGTCTGGCCCGGGGCCGAAATAGCTCCCAGGGCCAAGGTGGAGGAGACCATTGTTCCCCCCTCCCTCATCTTCATGCCCTGA
- the tatA gene encoding twin-arginine translocase TatA/TatE family subunit yields MFGLGTQELLIIMIIAFFLFGANKLPEIGKGLGKGIRSFKEGLREVEVESSEESRAGK; encoded by the coding sequence ATGTTTGGTCTTGGCACCCAAGAGCTTTTAATCATCATGATTATCGCCTTTTTCCTCTTCGGAGCCAACAAACTCCCAGAAATCGGCAAGGGCCTAGGCAAGGGAATCCGCTCCTTCAAAGAGGGCCTGCGGGAGGTAGAGGTGGAGTCCTCAGAGGAGAGCCGTGCGGGGAAATAG
- a CDS encoding mechanosensitive ion channel domain-containing protein yields the protein MRQLLVVVLLFLTFLPSLGKAGENLPLLSPVKDLRYLEGDPRLRQDFYEERLRLLKKLEREIELLNQKTKERRFKRQLDEAILSLKELPSIWQKLRSPRTPLSVYLPAIPDPGSPPYKVKTFIGLLDVGFQLETQLKTLGDKISLKEAQVKRLSEALDRIYADYLAARERGPSIKAYVLLAEVLTLQARWALSKAELLQAEELEKSLLARKKSFKTTVSRVFTALKVTSQDIVQAERAVSQSQKESEALLRQTNARRQDLEKELALIEVRLVKLGAAPGGSKTGPSWPQKRWETRKERLELTLEVLAEQERLARISLERARFWRDWLVCFKQCSRRETLAKLRKMKAFQRSLRDSKRELWQRLSYLSQQLLLVQSAISLHREEERRYLGRPQGREVARLLNEEKALEKVLDDLNHLLTQEAKHLERLIYECGVVIDLWETRVGPWGRFLEEVKETYLRSQDTLKRVLYYPLFSVGQMTFTLAGAFKFFFILSLGIGVLRFFRRRLERFLVYRLRLATGLVNSLSTLSYYSLLVILVIVALSSVGVNMNQVGLIFGALGVGIGFGLQTIANNFISGIILLTERSLSVGDIVELEDGTLGQVKQITIRSTVIRTFDGLDLIVPNSEFISGRVATWTYGDDWRRLHIPFGVAYGSDPEKVREVASSAARSVPLTVEDDHHPIRVWFKGFGDSSLDFDLVVWIRLYHARPLTGMISDYYYALYRALSEAGIEIPFPQRDLHLRSVDSQILEKLKKQTPDENLSNFR from the coding sequence ATGCGTCAGCTTCTGGTGGTAGTTCTGCTGTTTCTGACCTTTCTTCCCTCCTTGGGGAAAGCTGGAGAGAACCTTCCCCTGCTCTCTCCTGTTAAGGACCTCCGCTATCTGGAAGGAGATCCCAGGCTTCGTCAAGACTTCTATGAGGAGCGTTTGCGACTCCTTAAAAAACTCGAAAGAGAAATAGAGCTCTTAAACCAGAAGACCAAGGAGAGGCGCTTCAAAAGGCAACTTGATGAGGCCATCTTATCTTTAAAGGAGCTGCCTTCCATCTGGCAGAAACTTCGCAGCCCCCGGACTCCGCTTTCAGTCTATCTTCCAGCGATTCCCGACCCCGGTTCCCCTCCCTATAAGGTCAAAACCTTTATTGGCCTTTTAGACGTTGGTTTTCAGCTGGAGACCCAATTAAAGACCCTTGGGGACAAAATTTCCCTTAAAGAGGCCCAGGTGAAGCGTCTCTCTGAAGCCCTTGATCGCATATACGCTGATTATTTGGCTGCCCGCGAGAGAGGTCCGTCGATCAAGGCCTATGTTCTTCTGGCAGAGGTTTTGACTCTTCAGGCCCGCTGGGCCCTCTCCAAGGCCGAACTTCTTCAGGCAGAAGAGCTGGAGAAGTCTCTTTTGGCTAGGAAGAAGTCTTTTAAGACCACGGTCTCTCGAGTCTTTACCGCCCTTAAGGTGACCTCCCAAGATATTGTCCAGGCGGAAAGGGCGGTCTCCCAAAGTCAAAAGGAATCAGAGGCGCTCCTCAGGCAGACAAATGCCAGGCGCCAGGATCTAGAAAAGGAGCTGGCCCTTATAGAAGTCCGTCTGGTGAAGCTTGGTGCGGCGCCCGGAGGTTCCAAAACCGGGCCCTCTTGGCCTCAAAAGCGCTGGGAGACGAGAAAGGAGCGTCTTGAGCTGACCCTGGAAGTCTTGGCTGAGCAGGAAAGGTTGGCCCGAATATCTCTTGAGAGGGCCCGCTTTTGGCGGGACTGGCTTGTCTGTTTTAAACAGTGCTCCCGGAGGGAAACTCTAGCCAAATTAAGGAAAATGAAAGCCTTCCAGAGGAGCCTTCGGGATTCAAAGAGAGAGCTCTGGCAGAGGCTCTCTTATCTCTCTCAGCAGCTACTTCTTGTCCAGAGTGCCATCAGTCTTCATCGAGAGGAAGAAAGACGTTATCTGGGACGTCCTCAAGGCAGAGAGGTGGCTCGCCTTCTGAACGAAGAAAAAGCCTTAGAGAAGGTTTTGGATGATCTGAACCATCTTCTCACTCAGGAGGCAAAGCATCTTGAGAGACTAATCTATGAATGTGGGGTGGTCATTGATCTCTGGGAAACCAGGGTTGGCCCTTGGGGCAGATTCCTGGAGGAGGTTAAGGAGACCTATCTGCGCAGTCAGGATACCCTAAAACGAGTCCTCTATTATCCCCTTTTTAGTGTCGGTCAGATGACGTTTACCCTGGCCGGGGCCTTTAAGTTTTTCTTTATCCTGTCTTTGGGTATCGGGGTCCTCAGATTTTTCCGGCGTCGCCTGGAAAGATTCTTGGTTTATCGGCTACGTCTGGCCACCGGTCTAGTTAATTCTCTCTCTACTCTTTCTTACTATAGCCTTTTGGTGATCCTGGTCATCGTGGCCCTGTCCAGTGTCGGGGTCAACATGAATCAGGTCGGCCTTATCTTTGGGGCCCTGGGCGTAGGTATTGGTTTTGGCCTTCAGACCATCGCTAATAATTTCATCTCCGGTATAATCCTTCTTACCGAAAGGAGTCTCAGCGTTGGAGATATAGTCGAACTTGAGGACGGCACTTTGGGCCAGGTGAAGCAGATCACCATAAGAAGCACGGTGATCAGAACCTTTGATGGTCTTGATCTCATTGTTCCCAATTCTGAATTCATCTCTGGTCGAGTGGCCACCTGGACTTATGGAGATGACTGGCGTCGTCTCCACATCCCCTTTGGGGTAGCCTATGGCTCGGATCCGGAAAAGGTCCGTGAGGTGGCTAGCTCCGCAGCCCGAAGCGTTCCTCTGACTGTGGAGGATGATCATCACCCTATTCGGGTCTGGTTTAAGGGCTTTGGTGACAGTAGTCTTGATTTTGATCTGGTGGTCTGGATAAGGCTCTATCATGCTCGTCCCCTTACAGGGATGATTAGTGATTACTACTATGCCCTCTATCGGGCCCTTTCAGAGGCCGGAATCGAAATCCCCTTCCCCCAGCGGGATCTTCACTTGCGCAGTGTCGATTCCCAAATTTTAGAAAAGCTTAAGAAGCAGACCCCAGATGAGAATCTGAGCAACTTTAGATAG
- a CDS encoding glucose-1-phosphate adenylyltransferase family protein translates to MRDVIAVLLAGGVGSRLNILVRHRAKPAVPFGGIYRIIDFTLSNVANSGLSQVAVLTQYKPLSLMDHIGDGSAWDFIGRTRAIKILPPKTGEKDWDWYKGTADAVRQNLEFITNRYSRNVLVLSGDHVYYMDYAEMIRFHREKKAQVTVAMMRVPWELTYQFGIGITDENGRIVDWEEKPAKARSNLASMGIYVFDTDYLVRTLETVKGEDFGMHIIPRALAEARVYAFPFTGYWRDVGTIQAYWEANLDLLRPNSGLTPEAWQIYTNLEAEGLPYDRPPVQVFPEAEVIRSVISPACIIQGRVENSVLSPGVFVGKEAVVRDSVIMHDTRIESGALVERSIIDKEVVIGSGAVVGQGDRSLANQEYPKHLYSGLTLIGKWAIVPPGFRVGTNCIIYPRVDLSHYRGEKILADGQTLKA, encoded by the coding sequence ATGAGAGACGTAATCGCCGTCTTGCTGGCCGGAGGAGTGGGAAGTCGGCTCAATATCTTGGTGCGCCATCGGGCCAAGCCGGCTGTTCCTTTTGGGGGAATCTACCGTATCATAGACTTTACCCTTTCCAATGTGGCTAACTCGGGTTTATCCCAGGTGGCCGTACTTACCCAATACAAACCTCTTTCCCTGATGGACCATATAGGCGATGGTTCGGCCTGGGATTTCATCGGTCGCACCCGAGCGATCAAAATTTTGCCGCCCAAAACAGGTGAAAAAGATTGGGATTGGTATAAGGGCACCGCTGACGCTGTCAGGCAAAATCTGGAATTCATAACCAATCGCTATTCTAGAAATGTCCTGGTCCTCTCTGGGGACCACGTCTACTACATGGATTATGCCGAAATGATTCGTTTCCATCGAGAGAAAAAGGCCCAGGTGACTGTTGCCATGATGAGGGTCCCCTGGGAACTTACCTATCAGTTCGGCATTGGCATCACTGATGAAAACGGACGCATTGTGGATTGGGAGGAAAAGCCAGCCAAGGCCCGTTCTAATCTGGCCTCGATGGGAATCTATGTCTTTGATACTGACTATCTCGTTAGAACCTTAGAGACAGTAAAAGGTGAAGACTTTGGCATGCATATCATCCCCCGGGCCCTGGCCGAGGCTCGAGTTTACGCCTTTCCCTTTACCGGCTACTGGCGAGATGTGGGCACCATCCAGGCCTACTGGGAGGCCAACCTTGACCTGCTCCGGCCAAACTCCGGGCTAACTCCCGAGGCCTGGCAGATTTACACCAATCTTGAGGCCGAAGGCCTCCCCTATGATCGTCCTCCGGTCCAGGTCTTCCCCGAGGCCGAGGTGATAAGGAGTGTCATTTCCCCGGCCTGCATTATCCAGGGCCGGGTGGAGAACTCGGTTCTGTCTCCTGGTGTCTTTGTGGGTAAAGAGGCTGTGGTTCGGGATTCAGTCATCATGCATGATACCCGCATCGAATCCGGAGCCTTGGTGGAGCGGAGTATTATCGACAAGGAGGTGGTTATCGGGTCTGGAGCCGTGGTCGGTCAGGGAGACAGGAGCCTGGCCAATCAAGAATACCCCAAACACCTTTACTCCGGTCTGACTCTTATAGGGAAGTGGGCTATTGTTCCCCCCGGTTTTCGGGTCGGGACGAACTGCATCATCTACCCCCGGGTAGATCTTTCTCATTACAGGGGGGAGAAAATATTGGCCGATGGCCAGACCCTTAAGGCCTAG
- a CDS encoding glucose-1-phosphate adenylyltransferase family protein, with the protein MDRVVAMILAGGRVDELSVLTFFRPKSAVPFGGLYRVIDFPMSNLMHSGIERAGVLSQYRPYSLINHLDAGAPWDMVGRRRGVFILPPFKGLQASDWYKGTADAVYQNLDFIARFDPELVLIISGDHIYRMDYRPLIEFHRRHRADLTVAFTEIKDITGAHRFGQGEIEDTYPDGGPLVSYVEKPSQLIHPWASLTIYVFRRPVLEEVLEANAQESSHEFGRDIIPKMLGIYRVFGYKHRGYWGYSRTIEEYWQTNMDLLGPLPKIDLCAWQIRTNLAHRDVRDRQPTIVGPKARIENTLFYNGGEILGEVVNSILFPGVRIAEGARVKNSILFYDTVVETGAHLEKVIADAGVVVEAGVRVGAEAGWDGPVTVIGRQSRVASGVEIEPGVTIYPHLTPEAFSRPRYRSGEVIQ; encoded by the coding sequence ATGGACAGAGTTGTGGCTATGATTCTTGCTGGGGGGCGGGTGGACGAGCTTTCGGTGCTTACCTTCTTCCGTCCCAAGTCGGCTGTTCCCTTTGGGGGCCTTTATCGGGTTATTGATTTTCCGATGAGCAATTTGATGCACTCTGGTATTGAGAGGGCAGGGGTGCTCTCTCAATACCGTCCCTATTCTCTTATAAACCACCTTGATGCTGGTGCTCCCTGGGACATGGTTGGTCGCCGGCGAGGGGTCTTTATCCTGCCGCCATTTAAGGGCCTTCAGGCCTCGGACTGGTACAAGGGCACTGCTGACGCCGTTTATCAAAATCTTGACTTTATCGCCCGATTTGATCCGGAGTTGGTGCTGATCATATCCGGAGATCATATCTACCGGATGGACTACCGTCCCCTGATTGAATTTCATCGACGCCACCGGGCCGATCTCACTGTGGCCTTCACGGAGATTAAAGACATTACCGGGGCCCACCGTTTTGGCCAGGGCGAGATTGAAGATACCTACCCCGATGGCGGTCCCCTGGTGAGCTATGTGGAAAAGCCAAGTCAGCTCATCCACCCCTGGGCCAGCTTGACTATCTATGTCTTTAGACGGCCGGTGCTGGAGGAAGTCTTAGAGGCCAATGCCCAGGAGAGTTCTCACGAATTTGGTCGGGACATAATCCCCAAGATGTTAGGGATCTACCGGGTCTTTGGTTACAAACACCGGGGCTATTGGGGCTATAGTCGGACTATCGAAGAATATTGGCAGACAAATATGGATCTTCTTGGCCCTCTTCCCAAAATTGATCTTTGTGCCTGGCAGATTCGGACCAATTTGGCCCACAGGGACGTCCGCGATCGACAACCGACCATTGTTGGTCCTAAAGCGAGGATTGAAAATACCCTTTTTTATAACGGGGGAGAGATTCTGGGAGAGGTGGTCAATTCGATCCTTTTCCCGGGAGTAAGAATAGCCGAAGGGGCAAGGGTTAAGAATTCCATTCTCTTTTATGATACCGTTGTAGAGACCGGGGCCCATTTGGAAAAAGTCATCGCTGATGCCGGGGTAGTTGTGGAGGCCGGGGTTCGAGTAGGGGCAGAGGCTGGCTGGGATGGGCCGGTAACAGTGATCGGGCGCCAGAGCCGGGTGGCCTCCGGGGTGGAGATTGAGCCCGGGGTAACCATCTACCCTCACCTAACCCCTGAGGCCTTCAGCCGTCCACGCTATCGATCCGGGGAGGTCATTCAATGA
- the der gene encoding ribosome biogenesis GTPase Der encodes MKKGGLPRVAIVGRPNVGKSTLFNRLTRSRKALVEPTAGVTRDRLYGRVRTEDREFILIDTGGLLPGEEDQLTKLTLEQTRAGMAEADLILFLVDAKSGLTPLDEEVAEILRRSGKPVLYVVNKVESPKDEEMASEFYRLGPERLFFVSATQGRGIEELLEAILERLPEAPRGEETEAIKVAFVGRPNVGKSSLVNRLLGEPRMIVSDIPGTTRDSIDTLLKTPDGRCYLLIDTAGIRRRSRTKKVLEKFSALKALSSIKACDIAVVVLTAEEGITDQDQKILSYVEEAGRGCVIVINKWDLLDGRREEANRLREAVRYGARFVPYAPIITTSALTGRRVNKILQAIDQVYSHFCRQVPTSVINRALQEIAAERLPTASTGRKIKFYYATQVKTKPPTILVFTSYPEEIPESYRRFMVGRLREYLGFHFSPLRVVFKERPRRSRP; translated from the coding sequence ATGAAGAAAGGAGGTCTTCCCCGAGTAGCTATCGTTGGCCGCCCCAACGTGGGCAAATCCACCCTTTTTAACCGCCTTACCCGATCCCGTAAGGCCCTGGTGGAACCCACGGCCGGGGTGACCAGAGACCGTCTCTATGGTCGGGTCCGTACCGAAGATCGGGAGTTTATCCTCATCGATACCGGAGGCCTTCTTCCCGGAGAAGAAGATCAGCTAACCAAACTTACTCTAGAGCAGACAAGGGCCGGAATGGCCGAGGCAGATCTTATCCTTTTCCTGGTGGATGCCAAATCTGGGCTTACTCCCCTTGATGAAGAGGTAGCGGAGATTCTCCGGCGCTCTGGCAAGCCGGTTCTTTACGTAGTCAACAAGGTAGAATCCCCAAAAGATGAGGAGATGGCCAGTGAATTCTATCGCCTGGGGCCAGAGAGGCTCTTTTTCGTCTCAGCCACTCAAGGGCGTGGAATCGAAGAACTCCTTGAGGCCATCTTAGAGCGTCTGCCTGAAGCCCCCAGGGGAGAAGAGACCGAAGCCATTAAGGTGGCCTTTGTCGGTCGCCCCAACGTGGGCAAATCAAGCCTGGTAAATCGCCTCCTCGGTGAACCCCGGATGATTGTCAGCGATATACCTGGAACCACCAGAGACAGCATTGACACCCTTCTTAAGACTCCGGATGGTCGCTGTTACCTCCTCATTGACACCGCGGGGATAAGACGCCGCTCTCGGACCAAAAAAGTTTTAGAAAAATTCAGCGCCCTTAAGGCCCTCTCCAGTATCAAGGCCTGCGATATAGCTGTAGTTGTGCTTACGGCGGAGGAAGGCATCACCGATCAAGATCAAAAGATTCTTTCCTATGTGGAGGAGGCAGGGCGGGGATGTGTCATCGTCATCAACAAGTGGGATCTCCTTGATGGCCGCCGGGAAGAGGCCAACCGTCTCCGAGAGGCAGTCCGTTATGGAGCCCGGTTCGTTCCCTATGCTCCCATCATTACCACCTCAGCTCTTACCGGCCGGCGGGTAAACAAGATCCTTCAGGCCATTGATCAGGTCTATAGCCACTTCTGTCGTCAAGTACCTACTTCAGTGATCAATCGGGCCCTCCAGGAGATTGCCGCCGAAAGGCTTCCTACTGCCTCCACCGGACGGAAGATCAAATTCTACTACGCCACTCAGGTCAAGACCAAACCACCCACCATCTTGGTCTTTACCAGCTATCCAGAAGAAATTCCCGAGAGTTACCGGCGCTTCATGGTGGGCAGGCTGAGAGAATATTTAGGCTTCCACTTCAGCCCCCTGAGAGTAGTCTTCAAAGAGAGACCTCGCCGATCTAGGCCTTAA
- a CDS encoding FmdB family zinc ribbon protein, giving the protein MPIYEYWCLNCRRISSHLVLNTATFEPYCNHCGGRRVKKLISRVNVRLSEETRLERLTDPSLLGGLDENDPRSMMKLIEKMGPLAGDDLEEDFGQMMEEAMEEMEQGSKEDSTSEEAASLSEAVQTTEDKTTRGEV; this is encoded by the coding sequence ATGCCCATATATGAGTATTGGTGTCTTAATTGCAGACGTATCTCCTCCCACCTGGTTCTTAACACCGCAACTTTTGAACCCTATTGTAATCATTGTGGTGGCAGACGGGTCAAAAAACTTATCTCTCGGGTCAATGTTCGCCTTTCTGAAGAGACAAGGCTGGAGAGATTGACTGATCCCTCCCTGCTGGGAGGGCTGGATGAAAACGATCCTCGAAGCATGATGAAGCTTATAGAAAAGATGGGGCCTTTGGCCGGAGACGATCTGGAAGAGGATTTCGGCCAGATGATGGAAGAGGCCATGGAGGAGATGGAACAAGGTTCAAAGGAAGATTCCACCTCTGAGGAGGCGGCTTCTTTGTCTGAAGCTGTCCAGACCACAGAGGATAAGACAACCAGGGGAGAGGTATAA
- a CDS encoding aminoglycoside phosphotransferase family protein encodes MFPPPSSSCPDLKALLSLFGVSGQIREEIPGDGSLRRFFRLETDIGPLVAIVPAPGGLFEARCWWLWAKFLYRKGLPVPRPYFFWPEEGVIFTEDLGNWHLEKAYQLNNRVDLLEEAVDILLHLQSLDPHKAPRVFLETTTYGRQLMVFKESAAFVAIFCHQGLKIEVPLSVARDLYSLARVAEASFDQNPVLLHRDFQSRNLMVKDNRLRLIDFQGLRLGPPAYDLASLLRDPYLDLSPSLEEDLLQAYLRLSGRPEAALRRQYDLLALHRHLQALSAFVRLTRAGRRHFAAYISPGLKKLKDLVLRDTFTPFSSLKSFILDLPVDASSLTT; translated from the coding sequence TTGTTCCCCCCTCCCTCATCTTCATGCCCTGATCTTAAGGCCCTTCTTTCTCTCTTTGGAGTCTCTGGCCAGATAAGGGAAGAGATTCCTGGAGATGGATCCTTGAGGCGTTTTTTTCGTCTGGAGACAGACATTGGCCCCCTGGTGGCCATCGTTCCTGCCCCAGGAGGGCTATTTGAGGCCCGTTGCTGGTGGCTTTGGGCCAAATTCCTTTATCGGAAGGGGCTTCCGGTACCCCGGCCCTATTTCTTCTGGCCTGAGGAAGGGGTTATCTTTACGGAAGATCTTGGAAATTGGCACTTAGAAAAAGCCTATCAGCTCAACAACCGGGTAGATCTTCTTGAAGAGGCGGTAGACATCCTCCTTCATCTCCAGAGCCTTGATCCCCATAAAGCCCCTCGAGTATTCCTGGAGACGACCACCTATGGACGCCAGCTCATGGTCTTTAAAGAATCGGCGGCCTTTGTGGCCATCTTCTGTCACCAGGGTCTAAAGATAGAAGTCCCTCTTTCGGTAGCCAGAGACCTGTATTCTCTGGCGCGGGTCGCTGAAGCCAGCTTTGACCAGAATCCAGTCCTTCTCCACCGTGATTTTCAGTCCCGCAACCTAATGGTAAAAGACAATCGTCTCCGGCTTATTGACTTTCAGGGGCTCCGTCTGGGACCGCCGGCCTATGACCTGGCCTCCCTTCTGCGCGATCCCTATCTTGACCTTTCTCCCTCTCTTGAAGAAGATCTTCTTCAAGCCTATCTCCGGCTCTCGGGGCGACCGGAAGCCGCCCTCAGGCGCCAGTATGATCTCCTGGCCCTTCATCGTCACCTCCAAGCCCTGTCAGCCTTTGTTCGTCTTACCCGGGCCGGACGAAGACACTTTGCCGCCTATATCTCGCCCGGGCTCAAAAAACTCAAAGACCTTGTCCTTCGTGACACATTTACCCCCTTTAGCTCCTTAAAGAGCTTCATTCTTGACCTACCGGTTGACGCTTCTTCTCTCACCACTTAA
- the tatC gene encoding twin-arginine translocase subunit TatC: protein MDKPDLQDQDLPLTAHLAELRTRILISLAATAIGFIISYAFIRQLFDLLASPLYRILPPEGHIIFTSYPEAFFTYLKVAFVSGAFLASPVILYQAWAFVAPGLYPHERRLALPVVIFASFAFLIGASFGYFVFLPAAAGFLAKFASQWLRLMPSMQEYVSLALRLLFAFGLAFELPVVLTILGHAGIIGPDQLKRFRRYAFVLAFVVSAVLTPTPDAVNQLLLAGPLYFLYELSIFLVKIFGKRGQPPSHEA, encoded by the coding sequence GTGGATAAGCCCGACTTACAGGATCAGGATCTTCCCCTCACGGCCCATCTGGCCGAGTTACGAACACGGATCCTCATTTCTTTGGCAGCTACAGCGATAGGATTTATAATATCCTACGCCTTCATCCGGCAACTCTTTGACCTTTTGGCCTCTCCCCTCTACCGGATCCTTCCTCCAGAAGGACATATAATCTTCACCTCTTATCCCGAAGCTTTCTTTACCTATCTTAAGGTAGCCTTTGTCAGTGGAGCTTTTCTGGCCAGCCCGGTAATCCTCTATCAAGCGTGGGCTTTTGTCGCTCCTGGACTTTACCCCCATGAAAGACGGCTGGCCCTGCCAGTGGTTATTTTTGCCTCCTTTGCCTTCCTCATAGGGGCCAGCTTCGGCTATTTCGTTTTTTTGCCCGCAGCCGCCGGTTTTCTGGCCAAGTTTGCCTCCCAATGGCTCCGGCTGATGCCCAGCATGCAGGAATATGTCTCCCTGGCCCTAAGGCTCCTTTTTGCCTTTGGGTTGGCCTTTGAGCTCCCGGTTGTCCTAACCATTCTGGGACACGCTGGTATTATTGGTCCGGACCAACTTAAGCGCTTCAGGCGTTATGCCTTTGTCTTGGCCTTTGTGGTCTCAGCCGTCCTGACCCCTACACCGGACGCCGTCAACCAACTCCTTCTAGCTGGTCCACTATATTTTCTCTACGAATTAAGCATCTTTCTGGTCAAAATTTTTGGTAAAAGAGGGCAGCCCCCTTCTCATGAGGCTTAA